A single window of Candidatus Zixiibacteriota bacterium DNA harbors:
- a CDS encoding methylaspartate mutase produces the protein MKEIKPEDIKVILATDCGSTTTKAILIEKHDGEYRLIVRGEAPTTVEAPFEDVTMGVLNAVAEVEELSGRRLLDENHRIISPTKDQGDKREGTDIYVSTSSAGGGLQMMVAGVVRSMTAESAERAALGAGAIVMDVIASNDKRLPHEQIERIRRLRPDMILLSGGIDGGTITHVVEIAELVSGADPRPRLGSGYNLPVIYAGNKDARESVKKTLGDKVDLQIVDNIRPVLEQENLLPAREKIHDLFMEHVMAQAPGYRKLMKWTDVPIMPTPGAVGQIMKTIADLEDIEVLGVDIGGATTDVFSVFQGIFNRTVSANLGMSYSISNVFAEATLPMVMRWVPFDMDERDLRNRVKNKMIRPTTIPQSMEELIFEQAIAKEALRLAFIQHKEFATVLKGVQQQRTIADAFDQSSSGATLVNMMTLNMLIGSGGVLSHAPRRQQSALMMIDAFQPEGITRLAVDSIFMMPQLGVLSQVHAKAATEVFTKDCLIHLGTCIAPVGSVKQGKPLMKYRLELPEGKVEEGQLMAGQMLKFDLGFDSDTNLPFKAKAVLEPERGFDVGLGKGDRLETTVSGGVSGLILDGRGRPFTPSEDRQKRVDNLIEWMDALDAYPGDILRRKVEA, from the coding sequence ATGAAAGAGATAAAGCCGGAAGACATTAAGGTAATTTTGGCAACCGATTGCGGGTCAACCACGACGAAAGCGATTCTGATTGAAAAGCACGATGGCGAGTATCGCCTGATAGTCCGAGGCGAAGCCCCCACTACTGTAGAAGCTCCTTTTGAGGATGTCACCATGGGTGTCCTCAATGCGGTAGCCGAGGTGGAGGAACTTTCCGGACGCAGGCTTCTGGATGAGAACCATCGCATCATTTCACCCACCAAGGATCAGGGCGACAAGAGGGAAGGTACCGACATCTATGTCTCGACCTCATCAGCCGGCGGCGGTCTGCAGATGATGGTGGCGGGTGTGGTTCGGTCCATGACTGCCGAGTCGGCCGAACGTGCCGCGCTGGGGGCCGGCGCTATTGTTATGGATGTCATCGCTTCCAACGATAAGCGTCTCCCGCATGAGCAGATCGAGCGTATCCGCAGACTGCGTCCCGATATGATTCTTCTCTCGGGCGGTATCGACGGTGGCACTATCACTCACGTGGTGGAAATCGCCGAGCTTGTTTCCGGTGCCGATCCGAGACCTCGCCTGGGCTCCGGTTACAACCTGCCGGTCATCTATGCCGGCAACAAGGATGCCCGGGAGTCGGTCAAGAAAACTCTGGGTGATAAAGTCGACCTTCAGATCGTCGACAATATCAGGCCGGTTTTGGAGCAGGAGAACCTTCTACCCGCTCGTGAAAAAATCCACGATCTGTTCATGGAACACGTCATGGCCCAGGCACCTGGTTATCGCAAGCTGATGAAATGGACCGATGTTCCGATTATGCCGACTCCCGGCGCTGTCGGACAGATCATGAAAACTATTGCCGACCTGGAAGATATCGAAGTCCTGGGTGTCGACATCGGCGGAGCCACAACCGATGTTTTCTCGGTCTTCCAGGGAATCTTCAACCGTACCGTGTCGGCCAATCTGGGGATGAGCTATTCGATCTCCAACGTGTTTGCCGAGGCCACTTTGCCGATGGTGATGCGCTGGGTGCCGTTTGACATGGACGAGCGCGATCTCAGAAACCGCGTTAAAAACAAAATGATCCGGCCGACCACGATTCCGCAGAGCATGGAAGAGTTGATTTTCGAGCAGGCGATCGCCAAAGAAGCGTTGCGCCTGGCTTTCATACAGCATAAAGAATTTGCCACAGTACTCAAAGGTGTCCAGCAACAGCGTACTATCGCCGACGCGTTTGACCAGTCGTCCTCGGGAGCCACCCTGGTGAACATGATGACGCTCAATATGCTGATCGGGTCGGGTGGTGTGCTCTCGCACGCGCCCCGCAGGCAACAGTCCGCTCTGATGATGATTGATGCTTTCCAGCCGGAAGGGATCACGCGTTTGGCGGTCGACTCGATCTTCATGATGCCTCAGCTCGGTGTGCTTTCGCAGGTCCATGCCAAGGCCGCCACCGAGGTCTTCACCAAGGACTGCCTGATTCATCTGGGCACATGTATAGCCCCGGTTGGCTCTGTTAAGCAGGGTAAGCCGTTGATGAAGTATCGCCTCGAACTCCCCGAGGGCAAGGTCGAGGAAGGTCAATTAATGGCCGGACAGATGCTCAAATTCGATCTCGGTTTCGATTCTGATACCAACTTGCCGTTTAAAGCCAAGGCGGTGTTGGAACCGGAGCGTGGTTTTGATGTCGGCCTGGGTAAAGGCGACCGACTCGAAACGACTGTTTCGGGCGGTGTCTCCGGCCTGATTTTGGATGGACGGGGCCGGCCCTTCACACCTTCTGAAGACAGACAGAAAAGGGTCGACAACCTGATCGAGTGGATGGATGCGCTGGATGCTTATCCGGGCGATATCCTGCGCAGGAAAGTCGAAGCTTAA
- a CDS encoding thiol peroxidase: MADERSKVVTMFDKPMTLLGPGLTAGDKAPDYTLLDNSLRPVTLADSAGKIRLISVVPSLDTEVCDIQTKMFAREVKKTSEDILFYTVSMDLPFAQKRWVEENKISDTITLSDFNDANFGLNYGLLLKEIRLLTRAVLIIDSENNLPYFEIVPEIHHEPNYADSLEALRNLK; the protein is encoded by the coding sequence ATGGCTGACGAGAGAAGCAAAGTTGTGACAATGTTCGATAAACCGATGACTCTACTGGGGCCGGGGCTCACCGCGGGTGACAAAGCTCCTGATTACACACTCCTGGACAACAGCCTGCGTCCGGTCACCTTAGCCGACAGCGCCGGCAAGATCCGTCTCATCTCGGTTGTGCCCTCACTGGATACCGAGGTGTGCGATATTCAAACCAAAATGTTCGCCAGGGAAGTCAAAAAAACAAGCGAGGACATCCTCTTTTACACAGTCTCGATGGATCTCCCATTCGCCCAGAAACGCTGGGTGGAGGAGAATAAAATCAGCGATACAATCACTCTATCCGATTTCAACGATGCCAATTTCGGGCTGAACTACGGCTTGCTTCTTAAAGAGATCAGGCTTTTGACCCGGGCGGTCTTAATTATCGATTCCGAAAACAATCTGCCCTACTTCGAGATTGTACCTGAAATCCATCACGAGCCGAATTACGCCGACTCGCTCGAAGCGCTTCGTAACCTGAAATAA
- the larE gene encoding ATP-dependent sacrificial sulfur transferase LarE, whose protein sequence is MTRQLSEKYTRLKEIISGFDSVLVAYSGGLDSAFLLFASVESLEPENVYAFTADSPSYPRAELERSRSFAQSLGLGDHYRVISTNEIIDPRYAANSSERCFFCKQELYRRLTEAAVFENVDVVFDGFNADDVGDFRPGRKAAEKFSVRSPLFEAGLTKSDLRRLAKEFELPFWDKPQSACLASRIPYGSPVTVEKLRQVEEAEAYLHSLGFRQLRVRHHDRLARIELMTEELEKIMQPDIRNKVNERFRELGFIWVALDLAGFHTGSMNKALKRSADDV, encoded by the coding sequence ATGACAAGACAGCTTTCAGAAAAATATACGAGGCTGAAAGAGATAATCAGCGGTTTCGATTCAGTGCTTGTGGCGTACTCGGGCGGATTGGATTCCGCCTTTTTGCTTTTCGCTTCAGTAGAGAGTCTGGAACCCGAAAATGTCTATGCTTTCACTGCCGATTCTCCCAGCTACCCGCGGGCTGAGTTGGAGCGTTCGCGAAGCTTCGCTCAATCACTCGGTCTGGGGGATCATTACCGGGTTATCAGTACCAACGAGATTATCGATCCGCGCTATGCCGCCAATTCGAGCGAGCGCTGTTTTTTCTGCAAACAGGAGCTCTACCGCAGGTTGACCGAGGCGGCCGTCTTTGAAAATGTCGATGTTGTCTTCGATGGTTTTAATGCCGATGATGTCGGCGATTTTCGCCCCGGCCGAAAAGCGGCAGAGAAGTTTTCGGTCCGTTCGCCACTCTTTGAAGCCGGGCTGACCAAATCTGATTTGCGCCGGCTGGCAAAAGAGTTCGAGCTTCCGTTCTGGGACAAACCGCAGTCAGCCTGCCTGGCCTCGCGTATCCCCTATGGCTCCCCGGTTACGGTCGAAAAGCTGAGGCAGGTGGAAGAAGCCGAGGCCTATCTGCACTCGCTCGGTTTCAGGCAACTGCGGGTGCGCCATCACGACAGACTGGCCCGCATCGAGTTGATGACGGAGGAACTCGAAAAAATTATGCAACCTGATATTCGAAATAAAGTAAACGAACGCTTCCGCGAACTGGGATTCATCTGGGTCGCCCTCGACCTGGCCGGTTTCCACACGGGAAGCATGAACAAAGCTCTAAAAAGGAGCGCAGACGATGTTTGA